The Papaver somniferum cultivar HN1 unplaced genomic scaffold, ASM357369v1 unplaced-scaffold_107, whole genome shotgun sequence genome includes a region encoding these proteins:
- the LOC113328352 gene encoding F-box/kelch-repeat protein At3g06240-like, with product MDKSSLYHVEYDFEKNDEQVFQKPKDELFDLGSLGYFDKENIIIVGSCNDLVCLTTKNDNYLCGHVYVCNPITQECTQLPGLVPNNKDYKDAGYGSNLYGFGYLHSSDEYKVVRISYKVDPNIGAIFQGEIHVNTLGDGRGWRYREEIITNQLHCSEQQGIFVDGALYWKSSTGLDIGVFDLTDEKLYMLHPPPRARSEWGHFKMVALGGQLCFFQATTYHSSNIWLLEKRKGTYGNCSSPIWIEGASHYKKEGF from the coding sequence ATGGATAAATCATCTCTATACCATGTCGAGTATGATTTCGAGAAGAATGATGAACAAGTTTTCCAAAAACCTAAAGATGAGTTATTCGACCTCGGCAGCCTTGGTTACTTTGACAAAGAGAATATCATCATAGTTGGTTCATGTAACGATTTGGTTTGTTTAACAACAAAAAACGACAACTATCTATGTGGTCATGTCTACGTCTGTAATCCGATCACTCAAGAATGTACGCAACTTCCTGGTCTCGTTCCGAATAACAAAGACTACAAAGATGCTGGTTATGGTTCTAATCTTTACGGATTTGGTTATCTTCATTCAAGTGACGAGTACAAGGTTGTTCGAATCAGCTACAAAGTAGATCCCAACATCGGTGCAATCTTTCAGGGGGAAATACACGTAAACACACTCGGTGACGGCAGAGGGTGGAGATATAGGGAAGAAATCATAACCAACCAGTTGCATTGTTCAGAACAACAAGGTATCTTTGTGGATGGAGCACTTTACTGGAAAAGTAGTACAGGTCTTGATATAGGTGTCTTCGATTTAACAGATGAGAAATTATACATGCTCCATCCACCACCTCGTGCCCGTTCAGAATGGGGACATTTTAAAATGGTGGCATTAGGAGGACAACTGTGTTTTTTTCAGGCAACGACGTACCATAGCTCGAACATATGGTTGTTGGAAAAGAGAAAAGGAACTTATGGTAATTGCTCTTCACCGATTTGGATTGAAGGAGCATCTCACTACAAAAAAGAAGGCTTCTAG
- the LOC113328354 gene encoding uncharacterized protein LOC113328354, translating into MHQPQGFVDPDHPDYVCRLRRSLYGLKQAPRAWFQRFAKFITGCGFRGSVCDPSLFVHQSGSETAYLLLYVDDIILTASTDALLCRFIDLMKREFAMSDLGPLHHFLGITVTRSSSGLFLSQSLYAQDIIALASMTKCNPVTTPVDTNSKLSATSGPALSDPTLYRSLAGALQYLTFTRPDISYAVQQVCLFMHDPREPHMHALKRILRYLQRTINHGLFLSVSSISGLTAYSDADWAGCPDSRRSTYGFCVFLGDNLISWSSKRQGTVSRSSAEAEYRGVANAVAETTWLHNLLLELRLPLRRATIVYCDNVSAIYMSGDPVQHQRTKHVEIDIHFVRERVRIGAIQVLHVPSENQYADIFTKGLHRQLFVRFRSSLSVCSSPAQTKGV; encoded by the coding sequence ATGCATCAGCCTCAAGGATTTGTTGATCCTGATCACCCTGATTACGTATGTCGACTACGCAGATCGTTATATGGTCTCAAGCAGGCTCCTCGGGCGTGGTTTCAGAGATTTGCCAAGtttatcacaggttgtggtttCCGTGGTAGTGTATGTGATCCCTCACTTTTTGTTCATCAATCAGGATCTGAAACGGCATACTTActtttatatgttgatgacattattttgactgcctctactgatgctctccTATGCCGCTTCATTGATTTGATGAAGAGAGAGTTTgctatgtctgaccttggtccaTTACATCATTTTCTGGGCATCACTGTTACTCGTTCATCCTCAGGATTATTTTTGTCTCAGTCATTATATGCACAAGACATCATCGCGCTTGCCTCCATGACAAAATGTAATCCAGTGACTACTCCGGTCGACACAAATTCCAAGCTCAGTGCTACCTCTGGCCCGGCACTTTCGGATCCGACTCTATACAGAAGCCTAGCGGGTGCTCTTCAGTACCTCACTTTTACTCGGCCAGATATTTCATACGCAGTTCAGCAGGTATGTCTATTTATGCATGATCCCCGTGAGCCTCACATGCATGCCCTCAAGCGAATCCTTCGCTATCTTCAGCGCACCATCAACCACGGACTATTTCTCTCGGTCTCCTCTATCTCTGGCTTAAcagcatactctgatgctgactgggcgggTTGTCCTGATTCTCGACGATCGACATATGGTTTTTGTGTCTTTCTTGGTGACAATCTCATCTCCTGGTCCTCCAAGCGTCAAGGCACAGTCTCTCGATccagtgctgaagctgaatacCGGGGAGTAGCAAATGCGGTTGCTGAAACAACATGGCTTCACAATCTTCTTCTAGAGCTCCGACTACCTCTACGACGTGCTACTATTGTTTACTGTGACAATGTAAGTGCGATATATATGTCTGGAGATCCTGTTCAACATCAACGcaccaaacatgtggagattgatatacattttgttcgtgaacgagTTCGTATTGGTGCCATTCAAGTCTTACATGTTCCCTCTGAGAACCAATATGCTGACATCTTTACCAAGGGGCTTCATCGACAGCTATTTGTTCGCtttcgttctagtcttagcgTTTGTTCATCTCCCGCTCAGACTAAAGGGGTgtaa
- the LOC113328356 gene encoding uncharacterized protein LOC113328356: MPFGLKNAGATYRRMVEKVFEKWIHKTLEVYVDDMSIKIKEAKDHVDDLREIFEQMRKFNIKVNPEKCVFGVSSGKFLGYIVSKKGIEVDPEKVQAVRDMPPPATVKDVQTLNGLITSLGRWEILVDGSSSGEGNGIGIVFISPTGARMAYSFILEFASTNNETEYEAVVHALNLAIEMKIEDARITSDSQLVILQVEGTYSTNEPSLQKYKQFVMDLAARIPKISWRHIGRKDNRLADALAFIPSMLIDPVARDIKIEALFLPSIEKRETTQTDVMTIENIEEETVREDKDWRTEIHLYLEKGEVPRKGLEAPKLRSRATNYELREGILYRRSFLGPSLRCLTRKE; the protein is encoded by the exons atgccatttggattgaagaatgcgggTGCGACATATCGAAGAATggtagaaaaagtatttgaaaaatggatacataaaacattagaagtctaTGTCGATGACATGTCAATTAAGATTAAAGAGGCGAAGGATCATGTTGATGATTTGCGAGAAATCTTTGAGCAGATGCGAAAATTCAATATCAAggtgaatccagaaaaatgcgTCTTCGGTGTATCATCAGGGAAATTCTTGGGTTACATAGTgtccaagaagggaatagaagttgatccagaaaaagtacaAGCAGTTAGAGATATGCCTCCACCTGCAACAGTGAAAGATGTTCAAACGCTAAATGGACTGATAACCTCGTTGGGAAG atgggaaatattggtggaTGGGTCATCCAGTGGAGAAGGGAATGGTattggtattgtattcatttcaccaacaGGAGCGCGAATGGCTTATTCATTCATATTGGAGttcgcatccacaaataatgagacTGAGTATGAGGCAGTTGTACATGCACTAAATCTAGCAATTGAGATGAAGATAGAAGATGCAcgaataactagtgattcacagcttgtaATTCTCCAAGTAGAAGGTACATAtagtacaaatgaaccatctttacAAAAATACAAACAGTTCGTTATGGATTTAGCAGcgcgaattccaaaaataagttggagacaCATAGGCAGAAAGGACAATAGACTCGCAGATGCATTGGCCTTCATACCCTCCATGTTAATAGACCCAGTTGCAAGGGACATAAAAATAGAAGCACTCTTTTTACCATCCATAGAGAAAAGAGAAACAACACAAACAGATGTGATGACAATAGAAAATATAGAAGAAGAAACTGTGAGGGAAGACAAAGATTGGAGAACTGAAATCCATTTATATCTAGAGAAGGGAGAAGTACCAAGAAAAGGGTTAGAGGCACCCAAATTAAGAAGTCGTGCGACGAATTATGAATTGAGGGAGGGCATTCTTTATAGAAGATCATTCCTTGGACCTTCGCTCAGATGTCTTACACGAAAAGAATGA